One Nocardia sp. BMG111209 DNA segment encodes these proteins:
- a CDS encoding iron-containing redox enzyme family protein, with protein sequence MPTFAPISLPAPRGPLSAAVVALLRDGTAAAADPAVPDADPYGDDLHLALHLCYELHYHGFAAVDPEREWDIRVLTIRARLEQRFLDALRRDVTGGADLDRELAALLSEPAEPTGVGAFLRRDGQWWQLREYFVHRSIYHLKEADPYAWVIPRLHGDAKAALVAVEFDEFGGGHGERVHSRLYADLLDGAGLESGYLHYLDIVPAPMLALVNMMSLFGLHRRWRGALVGHFASTEITSSPASKRMVDTLRRWDAAPACVRFYAEHVVADAVHEQVMRAVIGDLLRQDPGLLDSVVFGIQATELLEGRVARQLLDHWAAGRSSLREPLPAVDAAAQGSRRP encoded by the coding sequence ATGCCGACGTTTGCACCGATTTCGCTGCCGGCCCCACGCGGCCCGCTGTCCGCCGCGGTCGTGGCGCTGCTGCGCGACGGTACGGCCGCCGCCGCGGACCCTGCCGTGCCGGACGCGGATCCCTACGGCGACGATCTGCACCTGGCGCTGCACCTGTGTTACGAATTGCACTATCACGGTTTCGCGGCGGTGGATCCGGAGCGGGAATGGGATATCCGGGTGCTGACGATTCGGGCCCGGCTGGAACAACGATTTCTCGACGCCCTGCGCCGGGACGTGACCGGGGGCGCCGATCTCGATCGGGAACTCGCCGCATTGTTGTCCGAACCCGCCGAACCCACGGGAGTCGGCGCATTTCTCCGGCGGGACGGGCAATGGTGGCAGCTGCGTGAATATTTCGTGCACCGCTCGATCTATCACCTCAAGGAGGCGGATCCGTATGCCTGGGTGATTCCCCGGCTGCACGGTGACGCCAAGGCGGCGCTGGTCGCGGTGGAATTCGACGAATTCGGCGGCGGGCACGGGGAGCGGGTGCATTCCCGGTTGTACGCCGATCTGCTCGACGGGGCCGGGCTGGAGTCCGGCTATCTGCATTATCTGGATATCGTTCCCGCGCCGATGCTCGCGCTGGTGAACATGATGTCGCTGTTCGGATTGCACCGGCGGTGGCGGGGTGCGCTGGTCGGGCATTTCGCGTCGACCGAGATCACCTCCTCCCCGGCGTCGAAACGCATGGTCGACACCCTGCGGCGATGGGATGCCGCACCCGCCTGTGTGCGGTTCTACGCCGAGCATGTGGTGGCGGACGCCGTGCACGAACAGGTCATGCGCGCGGTGATCGGTGATCTGCTCCGGCAGGATCCGGGCCTGCTCGATTCGGTGGTCTTCGGAATTCAGGCCACCGAATTACTGGAGGGCCGGGTGGCGCGGCAATTACTGGACCATTGGGCGGCGGGCCGCAGTTCGCTGCGGGAACCGCTGCCCGCGGTGGATGCCGCGGCACAGGGTAGTCGCCGACCATGA
- a CDS encoding catalase, with the protein MDDVSDPKQQQLDRYRVDREQGRLTTQQGVPVESTDDALSVGQRGPTLLEDFHAREKITHFDHERIPERVVHARGAGAYGRFKPYDDRLAQYTAARFLTDPSVETPVFVRFSTVGGSRGSADTVRDVRGFATKFYTAQGNYDLVGNNFPVFFIQDGIKFPDFVHAVKPEPHNEIPQASSAHDTLWDFVGQQAETLHAIMWLMSDRALPRSYRMMEGFGVHTFRLVDAAGRATFVKFHWKPQLGVHSLLWDECQQVAGRDPDFNRRDLWDCIAAGRFPRWQLGVQLIPVEQQFDFDFDLLDATKLVPEEQVPVLPVGEMVLDRNPDNFFAETEQVAFHTANLVPGIDFTDDPLLQLRNFSYLDTQLIRLGGPNFAQLPINRPVADVRNHQQDGYGQHTIPRGEAAYTINTVGGGCPVVGGDGAFRHQPDQLQGTAIRQRADSFREYYRQPRMFWRSMSEPEADHIVGAFVFELGKVTRPAIQEKVLEHLLRIDSDLADRVATGLGRGVPDIALSDDDDAPISPALSQVNTADAGSIATRKIAVLTADGADVPGIQRVRTWLDEHGAITEIVAPHGGSITGADGQPLPVDRALTTVASVLYDGVLVAGGADAVESLGTVGPALHFVLEAFKHRKPIGAFGEGEELLGQIGLVAGDDEQSRHNGVVAMAVGGTDIPDRFSELFAELLAAHRVWSRATDTVPA; encoded by the coding sequence GTGGACGATGTCTCGGACCCCAAGCAGCAACAGCTGGACCGGTATCGCGTCGATCGGGAGCAGGGCCGGCTCACCACCCAGCAGGGTGTGCCGGTGGAAAGCACCGACGACGCGCTGTCGGTCGGTCAGCGCGGCCCGACGCTGCTGGAGGACTTCCACGCCCGGGAGAAGATCACCCACTTCGACCACGAACGCATCCCGGAGCGGGTGGTGCACGCCCGCGGCGCCGGCGCGTACGGCCGGTTCAAGCCGTACGACGATCGGCTCGCGCAGTACACCGCGGCCCGGTTCCTGACCGATCCGTCGGTGGAAACGCCTGTGTTCGTGCGCTTCTCGACGGTCGGCGGCTCCCGCGGATCCGCGGACACGGTCCGCGACGTCCGCGGTTTCGCGACGAAATTCTATACCGCGCAAGGTAATTACGATCTGGTCGGCAACAACTTCCCGGTCTTCTTCATCCAGGACGGGATCAAGTTCCCCGACTTCGTGCACGCGGTGAAACCCGAGCCGCACAACGAGATTCCGCAGGCGTCGTCGGCGCACGACACGCTCTGGGACTTCGTCGGGCAGCAGGCCGAGACCCTGCACGCCATCATGTGGCTGATGTCGGACCGCGCGCTGCCGCGCAGTTACCGGATGATGGAGGGCTTCGGGGTGCACACCTTCCGGCTGGTCGACGCGGCCGGTCGCGCCACCTTCGTCAAGTTCCACTGGAAGCCGCAGCTGGGTGTGCATTCGCTGCTGTGGGACGAGTGCCAGCAGGTCGCCGGGCGCGACCCCGACTTCAACCGCCGCGATCTGTGGGATTGCATTGCCGCGGGCCGGTTTCCGCGCTGGCAGCTGGGTGTGCAGCTGATCCCGGTGGAGCAGCAGTTCGATTTCGACTTCGATCTGCTCGACGCGACGAAACTCGTTCCGGAGGAACAGGTCCCGGTGCTGCCGGTCGGTGAGATGGTGCTCGACCGCAACCCGGACAACTTCTTCGCCGAGACCGAGCAGGTCGCCTTCCACACCGCGAATCTGGTGCCCGGCATCGACTTCACCGACGATCCGCTGCTGCAACTGCGCAACTTCTCCTACCTGGACACCCAGCTGATCCGGCTCGGCGGGCCGAATTTCGCGCAGCTGCCGATCAACCGGCCGGTGGCCGATGTGCGCAACCATCAGCAGGACGGCTACGGCCAGCACACGATCCCGCGGGGCGAGGCGGCCTACACGATCAACACCGTCGGCGGCGGCTGCCCGGTCGTCGGCGGCGACGGCGCCTTCCGGCATCAGCCGGATCAGTTGCAGGGCACCGCGATCCGGCAGCGCGCCGACAGCTTCCGGGAGTACTACCGCCAGCCGCGGATGTTCTGGCGCAGCATGTCCGAACCGGAGGCCGACCACATCGTCGGCGCGTTCGTCTTCGAACTGGGCAAGGTGACCCGCCCGGCGATCCAGGAGAAGGTGCTGGAGCATCTGCTCCGCATCGACAGCGACCTGGCCGACCGCGTCGCCACCGGACTGGGCCGCGGGGTGCCCGATATCGCGCTGAGCGATGACGACGACGCCCCGATATCACCCGCGCTGTCCCAGGTGAACACGGCCGACGCCGGTTCGATCGCCACCCGCAAGATCGCGGTGCTGACCGCCGACGGCGCCGATGTGCCCGGCATCCAGCGGGTCCGGACCTGGCTGGACGAGCACGGCGCGATCACCGAGATCGTCGCCCCGCACGGCGGATCGATCACCGGTGCGGACGGGCAGCCCCTGCCCGTCGACCGGGCCCTGACCACCGTGGCCTCGGTACTCTACGACGGCGTACTCGTCGCGGGCGGCGCCGACGCCGTGGAGTCGCTCGGAACCGTCGGTCCCGCACTGCATTTCGTACTGGAAGCCTTCAAGCACCGCAAGCCGATCGGCGCGTTCGGCGAGGGTGAGGAGTTGCTGGGGCAGATCGGCCTCGTCGCCGGCGACGACGAGCAGTCCCGGCACAACGGTGTGGTGGCCATGGCCGTGGGAGGTACCGACATACCGGACCGGTTCAGCGAACTGTTCGCGGAACTTCTTGCCGCGCACCGGGTCTGGTCGCGCGCCACCGATACCGTACCCGCCTGA
- a CDS encoding DUF305 domain-containing protein, producing MTVRRAGVALAALGAALLLMVMGAALRPLLFPEHPTAPKVLSATEIGFVQDMTAHHQQALLLVQRLDPGADPLVVRLAQQIADTQRGEIGMLLGWLRLAGVTTTDPHPMAWMHDTAAAAHHPGGPATPAASPDAMPGMATQADLDALAHATGRDAAILFLNLMQRHHYGGIAMAQAADHLLTSGVVKQAARDMITTQSRETGLLGLLLDKETGPLGR from the coding sequence ATGACGGTCCGCCGCGCCGGCGTCGCACTCGCCGCACTGGGTGCGGCCCTGCTACTGATGGTGATGGGTGCGGCCCTGCGCCCGCTGCTGTTCCCGGAGCATCCCACGGCCCCGAAGGTGCTGAGCGCCACCGAGATCGGCTTCGTCCAGGATATGACCGCGCATCATCAGCAGGCGCTGCTGCTGGTGCAGCGCCTGGATCCCGGCGCGGATCCGCTGGTGGTGCGGCTCGCCCAGCAGATCGCCGACACCCAGCGCGGTGAGATCGGCATGCTGCTGGGCTGGCTGCGGCTGGCCGGCGTCACCACGACCGACCCGCATCCGATGGCGTGGATGCACGACACCGCCGCCGCGGCGCATCATCCCGGCGGCCCGGCGACACCGGCCGCGAGCCCGGATGCCATGCCCGGCATGGCAACCCAGGCCGATCTGGACGCCCTGGCCCACGCCACCGGCCGGGACGCCGCGATCCTCTTCCTGAACCTGATGCAGCGGCACCACTACGGCGGCATCGCGATGGCCCAGGCCGCCGACCACCTGCTGACCTCCGGAGTGGTGAAACAGGCCGCCCGCGACATGATCACGACCCAGAGCCGGGAAACCGGCCTCCTCGGCCTGTTACTGGACAAGGAGACCGGCCCGCTCGGCCGCTGA
- a CDS encoding GAF domain-containing sensor histidine kinase, with protein sequence MSVPELPIGDRTTMSDVLSQLRLRELLIEVQDRIGQLVGAQSRIDRLIDAMLVVTAGLDIDDTLRSIVHTAIELVDARYGALGVRETRGTGHNLAEFVYEGINDQARTLIGDLPHGGGVLGLLIEQPKPLRLNDLSTHPTSVGFPVNHPPMKSFLGVPVKVRDEVFGNLYLTEKANGQEFTEDDEAVVQALAAAAGIAVENARLYEESRQRQRWLESTRDVATELLAGGEPSEVLDTVADHARVLTDSVCTFIALPEDPDNSDDPDAELMVCAGSGAPARELLGRRIPVRGSHTGTVFRTGDAASAAALNPFPDLRERFGPTLILPLRARKSVIGVLVAVRVVAAAEFEDAALPMMALFADQAAMALQLAETQRRMRELDVLSDRDRIARDLHDRVIQRLFATGLALQGTLQRARSVEMRDRLTRNVDDLQSVVEDIRESIFDLHGDESGASPLRRRLHDVVSDMTSATSLRTVTQFSGPVSVVPGALADDMEAALREALSNVVRHSGAETVTITVSVTDDVTLEIGDDGGGFDPAVTRRSGLANLEARAQRHGGGVTLAAAPGGGAIVHWSVPLP encoded by the coding sequence ATGTCCGTCCCGGAACTGCCGATCGGTGACCGTACGACCATGAGCGACGTGTTGTCGCAGTTGCGACTCCGCGAATTACTGATCGAGGTACAGGATCGCATCGGGCAATTGGTGGGTGCGCAAAGTCGGATCGACCGGCTCATCGACGCGATGCTGGTCGTCACCGCCGGTTTGGACATCGACGATACGCTGCGTTCCATCGTGCACACGGCGATCGAATTGGTCGACGCGCGCTACGGCGCGCTCGGGGTCCGGGAGACCCGCGGCACCGGCCACAATCTGGCCGAATTCGTCTACGAGGGCATCAACGATCAGGCGCGGACCCTCATCGGGGATCTCCCGCACGGCGGCGGCGTCCTGGGCCTGCTCATCGAACAGCCGAAACCGCTTCGCCTCAACGACCTTTCGACCCACCCGACCTCGGTCGGCTTCCCCGTGAACCATCCGCCGATGAAGTCGTTCCTCGGGGTGCCGGTCAAGGTGCGCGACGAGGTGTTCGGCAACCTCTACCTCACCGAGAAGGCCAACGGGCAGGAGTTCACCGAGGACGACGAGGCGGTGGTGCAGGCGCTGGCCGCGGCGGCGGGCATCGCGGTGGAGAACGCGCGACTGTACGAGGAATCGCGGCAACGGCAACGCTGGCTGGAATCCACCCGCGACGTCGCCACCGAACTGCTGGCCGGCGGTGAACCGTCGGAAGTGCTCGATACGGTCGCCGACCACGCCCGGGTGCTCACCGATTCGGTGTGCACGTTCATCGCACTTCCGGAGGATCCGGACAATTCCGATGACCCGGACGCGGAATTGATGGTGTGCGCCGGTTCGGGCGCCCCTGCCCGGGAGTTGCTGGGTCGGCGAATTCCGGTGCGCGGTTCGCACACCGGTACGGTATTCCGCACCGGCGACGCCGCGTCGGCCGCGGCACTGAACCCGTTTCCGGACCTGCGCGAACGATTCGGTCCCACACTGATCCTGCCGCTGCGTGCCCGGAAATCCGTCATCGGGGTCCTGGTCGCGGTGCGGGTGGTGGCGGCCGCCGAATTCGAGGACGCCGCACTGCCGATGATGGCCCTGTTCGCCGATCAGGCCGCGATGGCCCTGCAACTGGCCGAAACCCAGAGGCGCATGCGGGAACTCGATGTGCTGTCCGATCGCGACCGCATCGCCCGCGATCTGCACGACCGGGTGATCCAGCGCCTGTTCGCGACGGGTCTGGCCCTGCAGGGCACCCTGCAACGGGCCCGGTCGGTCGAGATGCGCGACCGCCTGACCCGCAACGTGGACGATCTGCAGTCGGTGGTCGAGGACATCCGGGAATCCATCTTCGACCTGCACGGCGACGAATCCGGCGCCTCGCCGCTGCGCAGACGGCTGCACGACGTGGTCTCCGATATGACCTCGGCCACCAGCCTGCGCACGGTCACCCAGTTCAGCGGTCCGGTCTCGGTGGTGCCCGGCGCACTGGCCGACGATATGGAGGCCGCGCTGCGCGAGGCGCTGAGCAATGTGGTCCGTCATTCCGGCGCCGAGACCGTCACCATCACGGTGTCGGTCACCGACGACGTGACCCTCGAAATCGGTGACGACGGAGGCGGATTCGACCCCGCGGTCACCCGGCGCAGCGGCCTGGCCAATCTGGAGGCGCGGGCCCAGCGGCACGGCGGCGGGGTCACCCTGGCCGCCGCGCCGGGCGGCGGCGCGATCGTGCACTGGTCGGTACCGCTGCCCTGA
- a CDS encoding AI-2E family transporter translates to MSDSEHSEWVGQPHPQGEPEPITAAEAAAAELSDADHPLGTPGRRFDRRSPFMIGVAGAGGVLATVCAVKVVFAAHEALLLVVAALFLAIGMEPAVSWLARHRIGRGPAVTLVLLVIVAALAGFLAALITPLVDQGQALVDHAPDRLHQLENSYPAFRSAADRLHLDEKVQQGIDTKSADLAHGLVGAGKVVFGAVTGTVVVFVLTAYFSACFPSLRANLYRLFPQHRRPRAILIGDAIFAKVGGYVLGNLLISLITGVLTFIWLAAFGVPYPLVLAVLVAVLDLIPLVGSTLAGIVIAVVALTVSMPVCLATVGFFLVLRLVEDYLLAPRIMGRTVEVPGVVTVVAVLIGGSLLGILGALLAIPLAAAVLLLVREIVFPGLDKQPPPEVPTP, encoded by the coding sequence ATGAGCGATAGCGAACACAGCGAATGGGTGGGCCAGCCGCATCCGCAGGGGGAGCCCGAACCCATCACCGCCGCGGAGGCCGCGGCGGCCGAACTCAGCGACGCGGACCATCCGCTCGGCACGCCGGGCCGGCGGTTCGATCGGCGCTCGCCGTTCATGATCGGCGTCGCGGGGGCGGGCGGGGTGCTGGCGACGGTGTGCGCGGTGAAGGTGGTGTTCGCGGCCCACGAGGCGCTGCTGCTGGTCGTCGCGGCGCTGTTCCTGGCCATCGGGATGGAACCGGCGGTGTCGTGGCTGGCCCGCCACCGGATCGGTCGCGGACCGGCGGTCACGCTGGTGCTGCTGGTGATCGTCGCCGCGCTCGCGGGATTTCTCGCGGCCCTGATCACGCCACTGGTCGATCAGGGACAGGCCCTGGTCGACCACGCACCCGATCGGCTGCATCAGCTGGAGAATTCGTATCCGGCCTTCCGGTCGGCCGCCGACCGGCTGCATCTGGACGAGAAGGTCCAGCAGGGTATCGACACGAAATCCGCCGATCTGGCCCACGGGCTGGTCGGTGCGGGCAAGGTCGTGTTCGGCGCGGTGACCGGCACCGTCGTGGTCTTCGTGCTCACGGCCTATTTCTCGGCCTGTTTCCCGAGCCTGCGCGCGAATCTGTACCGATTGTTCCCGCAGCATCGGCGGCCGCGCGCGATCCTGATCGGGGATGCCATCTTCGCCAAGGTCGGCGGATACGTCCTGGGCAATCTGCTGATCTCGCTAATCACGGGTGTGCTGACCTTCATCTGGCTCGCGGCGTTCGGGGTGCCGTATCCGCTGGTGCTCGCGGTGCTGGTGGCCGTCCTCGACCTGATCCCGCTGGTGGGGTCCACGCTGGCCGGGATCGTGATCGCGGTGGTGGCGCTGACCGTCTCGATGCCGGTCTGCCTGGCGACCGTGGGATTCTTCCTGGTGCTGCGGCTGGTCGAGGACTATCTGCTCGCACCCCGGATCATGGGCCGCACGGTCGAGGTGCCCGGGGTGGTCACGGTCGTCGCGGTGCTGATCGGGGGATCGCTGCTCGGGATATTGGGCGCGCTGCTCGCGATTCCGCTGGCGGCCGCGGTGTTGCTGCTGGTCCGGGAAATCGTGTTCCCCGGCCTGGACAAGCAGCCGCCACCCGAGGTCCCGACGCCGTGA
- a CDS encoding SigB/SigF/SigG family RNA polymerase sigma factor, which produces MNTGRNEGPAAHPARGRDPYDHLEPDLIALHAMPWEHPDRARLRAHVIDRCLPLADHLAARYRGRGQSFDDLQQVARVGLVLAVDRYDPARGDSFLAFAIPTVTGELRRYFRDYGWTVRVPRRLQDLQQKITTATPRLAQQLRRTPTREDLAVDLEITADDVDQAALGAYCYRTESLEAFATDDEGVGPLPVGGTLAVDEDGYQLLEDALAVAPHLETLSADDRHVLILRFYARLSQQQIGEMLGMSQVKVSRILARILGELRDNALAEVGAAEDAP; this is translated from the coding sequence ATGAACACCGGACGTAACGAGGGTCCGGCCGCACATCCCGCCCGCGGCCGCGACCCCTACGATCACCTCGAACCCGACCTGATCGCCCTGCACGCCATGCCGTGGGAGCATCCGGACCGGGCCCGGTTACGTGCGCACGTCATCGACCGCTGTCTGCCGCTGGCCGACCATCTCGCCGCCCGGTATCGCGGCCGTGGCCAATCCTTCGACGATCTGCAACAGGTCGCGCGGGTCGGACTGGTCCTGGCCGTCGACCGCTACGACCCCGCGCGCGGCGATTCCTTCCTCGCCTTCGCGATCCCCACCGTCACCGGGGAGTTGCGGCGCTACTTCCGCGACTACGGCTGGACCGTCCGGGTCCCGCGCCGGTTGCAGGATCTCCAGCAGAAGATCACCACCGCCACCCCGCGCCTGGCCCAGCAACTGCGCCGCACCCCGACCCGTGAGGATCTCGCCGTCGACCTCGAGATCACCGCCGACGACGTGGATCAGGCGGCCCTCGGCGCCTACTGCTACCGCACCGAATCCCTCGAGGCGTTCGCCACCGACGACGAGGGCGTCGGCCCGCTGCCCGTCGGCGGCACACTCGCCGTCGACGAGGACGGATACCAGCTGCTGGAGGACGCGCTCGCGGTCGCACCCCATCTGGAGACGTTGTCCGCCGACGACCGGCACGTGCTCATCCTGCGGTTCTACGCGCGGCTGTCCCAGCAGCAGATCGGCGAGATGCTGGGGATGTCCCAGGTCAAGGTGTCGCGCATCCTCGCCCGCATCCTCGGCGAGCTGCGCGACAACGCGCTCGCCGAGGTCGGCGCCGCGGAGGACGCGCCCTGA
- a CDS encoding methyltransferase, translated as MIVFRAPGVYRPQSDTAMLLTAAGAAVPAGGRVLDVGTGSGVLTVAALRSGAGRVTAMDISRRALLSVWLNSLRWWGRVELLHGDIRHTHPRGRYDLVLANPPYVPACAADDVRRAARAWAAGPTGRSVLDPLCRLLPRLLRESGAGLIVQSALADPALTVEMLTAGGLDAVVAARSTVAFGPVLRSRSAWLAAAGVIEPGQCAEELVVIRAGHPR; from the coding sequence ATGATCGTGTTTCGTGCGCCGGGGGTCTACCGGCCACAGTCGGATACCGCGATGTTGCTGACCGCCGCGGGCGCAGCCGTCCCCGCGGGTGGGCGGGTCCTGGACGTGGGTACCGGTTCCGGTGTGCTGACCGTCGCCGCGCTGCGGTCCGGCGCCGGACGGGTGACGGCGATGGACATCTCGCGCCGGGCGCTGCTGTCGGTGTGGCTGAACAGTCTGCGGTGGTGGGGCCGAGTCGAGTTGCTGCACGGCGATATTCGGCACACCCACCCCCGCGGTCGCTACGATCTGGTGCTCGCCAACCCGCCCTATGTGCCCGCCTGCGCCGCCGACGACGTCCGGCGCGCCGCGCGGGCCTGGGCGGCCGGGCCGACCGGGCGATCGGTGCTGGATCCGCTGTGCCGCTTGCTACCTCGGCTGTTGCGGGAATCCGGCGCGGGCCTCATCGTGCAGTCCGCCCTGGCGGATCCCGCGCTGACGGTCGAGATGCTCACCGCCGGGGGACTGGACGCGGTGGTGGCGGCGCGCAGCACGGTCGCCTTCGGTCCGGTGCTGCGCTCCCGGTCGGCCTGGCTGGCGGCGGCCGGTGTGATCGAACCCGGCCAGTGCGCCGAGGAATTGGTGGTGATCCGTGCCGGCCACCCCCGATGA
- a CDS encoding LVIVD repeat-containing protein — MIVQPVSRVRKALVAVAAAVCLIPFGTVSAQPADDNGLVQEIDGTYAQSVPTAQCGPGSQPETGLQGDVSAADRDSGRSTAGYWCNLTRLGGYAGRGGGITSTTFDHCLYMGSLFPGDLLGPATGVQVVDVADPANPVLSTTLTEPAMLAGTWESLKVNPERKLLVGTGVPLLTGFGLISVYDVSDCAHPRLLNPGPGTNIAMPVPITAHEGGFSPDGNTYWASGVAPGIISAVDLTDPANPRVIWQGLPGLSMHGMGVSPDGNRVYLSDNFGGITVLDTSAIQRRDPNPQVPVLAEMHWSDGWATQHSIPVDYGGHPYLFTVDEAGAGGVKLIDVADDRHPRIVNSIKLAIELPGNQDRALASSMGGSVFAYDSHYCAADRPVDPTALACGWESSGIRVFDVRDPSRVREIAYYNPPARTGQNAQLWNSPHALASVIGAPLLDGPSIVQSLAQGLFDPSQALGPRSGDLVGGDLSTDWCFAPPEWHGSQLWTACADNGFLALQLAPGTYSVPADQHSTVGS, encoded by the coding sequence ATGATCGTGCAGCCTGTGTCTCGTGTCCGGAAAGCACTCGTGGCCGTCGCCGCGGCGGTATGCCTGATCCCGTTCGGGACGGTGTCCGCGCAACCCGCGGACGACAACGGCCTGGTCCAGGAGATCGACGGCACCTACGCGCAATCCGTGCCGACGGCGCAGTGCGGGCCCGGATCGCAGCCGGAGACCGGCCTGCAGGGCGACGTGAGCGCCGCCGACCGGGACAGCGGCCGCAGCACCGCCGGCTACTGGTGCAATCTCACCCGGCTCGGCGGATATGCCGGTCGCGGTGGCGGTATCACCTCCACGACCTTCGATCACTGCCTGTACATGGGCAGCCTGTTCCCCGGTGATCTGCTCGGGCCCGCCACCGGGGTGCAGGTCGTCGACGTGGCCGATCCGGCGAATCCGGTGCTGTCCACCACGCTGACCGAACCGGCGATGCTGGCGGGCACCTGGGAGAGCCTCAAGGTCAATCCGGAGCGGAAACTGCTGGTGGGCACCGGAGTTCCGCTGCTGACCGGCTTCGGACTCATCTCGGTGTACGACGTCTCGGACTGCGCGCATCCGCGGCTGCTCAATCCCGGACCGGGCACGAATATCGCGATGCCGGTACCGATCACGGCCCACGAGGGCGGATTCTCCCCGGACGGCAACACCTATTGGGCCTCGGGGGTGGCGCCGGGGATCATCAGCGCCGTCGATCTGACCGATCCCGCGAATCCCCGGGTGATCTGGCAGGGCCTGCCCGGATTGTCCATGCACGGCATGGGTGTGAGCCCGGACGGCAACCGGGTGTACCTGTCGGACAACTTCGGCGGTATCACCGTGCTCGACACCAGCGCGATCCAGCGCCGCGATCCGAATCCGCAGGTGCCCGTGCTGGCCGAAATGCACTGGAGCGACGGCTGGGCCACCCAGCACAGCATTCCGGTCGACTACGGCGGCCACCCGTACCTGTTCACCGTGGACGAGGCCGGGGCGGGCGGGGTGAAACTCATCGACGTCGCCGACGACCGCCACCCGCGCATCGTGAATTCGATCAAGCTGGCCATCGAACTGCCCGGCAACCAGGATCGGGCGCTGGCGTCCAGTATGGGCGGCTCGGTGTTCGCCTACGATTCGCACTACTGCGCCGCCGATCGGCCGGTCGATCCGACCGCGCTGGCCTGTGGCTGGGAGTCCTCGGGGATCCGGGTCTTCGATGTGCGGGACCCGTCGCGGGTACGGGAGATCGCGTACTACAACCCGCCGGCCCGGACCGGGCAGAACGCGCAGTTGTGGAATTCGCCGCACGCGCTGGCCTCGGTGATCGGCGCTCCGCTGCTCGACGGCCCGTCCATTGTCCAGTCCCTGGCGCAGGGATTGTTCGATCCGTCGCAGGCGCTCGGGCCGCGGTCCGGTGACCTGGTCGGCGGCGATCTGTCCACCGACTGGTGCTTCGCGCCGCCGGAATGGCACGGCAGCCAACTGTGGACGGCCTGCGCGGACAACGGATTCCTCGCGCTGCAACTGGCGCCGGGCACGTATTCGGTTCCCGCCGACCAGCATTCCACGGTCGGATCATGA
- a CDS encoding CDGSH iron-sulfur domain-containing protein, with protein MTADGPILIEGPVRLIAPDGRELCCDRFLVAICTCHRSGSYPLCDTSHRRRRRADPEAG; from the coding sequence ATGACCGCCGACGGCCCGATCCTGATCGAGGGACCGGTACGGTTGATCGCCCCCGACGGCCGCGAATTGTGTTGCGACCGTTTCCTGGTCGCGATCTGCACCTGTCACCGGTCGGGCAGCTATCCCCTGTGCGACACCAGCCACCGCCGCCGGCGCCGCGCCGACCCGGAGGCCGGATGA